Proteins from a single region of Candidatus Woesearchaeota archaeon:
- a CDS encoding acetolactate synthase large subunit has product MKASDLFVHCLQQEGVEYVFAVPGEENLDLLESLRTSKIKVIVNRHEQCAAFMAATYGRLTGKAGVCLATLGPGATNLVTGMAHAHLGGMPMVAITGQKGIRENFQASFQVLDIVNMMRPLTKRAVQIHGPKSIPKEIRTAFKLATTERHGVCHIELPEDIAHEQVDEKFASYHATTVRRPIADEKAIATAADMIKSAKNPILIVSSRAQRRSVSAAIKSFCNATGLYVVHTQLGKGVLGDDHAQSLYAFGIHKKDYVHCIVEKADLIVTVGYSVGEHPPSVWNRDMNKKILHLDFTPAEVDIYYNPTWEVIGDIGQSLESLTKQLNGYHYAGSYEKKVKTELTTKLLVEEAENSSFPLRPRRIVKECRAVLGKEDIICLDNGIYKLWFSRHYPTYNIGTFLLDNALATMGAGLPSAMTAKLLYPQKRVLAVCGDGGFMMNSQELETAVRLKLNIVVLILNDNAYGFIKWKQQNAGFKDFSLDYSNPDFVKYAEAYGAKGYKVTKAEELGKILEKAFGQKGPVLIECPIDYSENNKVWGEELGNILCPL; this is encoded by the coding sequence ATGAAAGCTTCCGATTTATTTGTTCACTGCCTCCAACAAGAAGGTGTTGAATATGTGTTTGCAGTCCCTGGTGAAGAAAATCTCGATCTTCTCGAGTCATTACGCACTTCTAAAATTAAAGTCATTGTCAATCGTCATGAACAATGCGCTGCATTTATGGCAGCAACCTATGGTCGTTTAACTGGAAAAGCGGGAGTCTGTCTTGCCACACTTGGTCCTGGTGCAACTAATCTTGTCACAGGAATGGCGCATGCACATCTTGGTGGCATGCCTATGGTTGCTATCACTGGACAAAAAGGGATTCGTGAAAATTTTCAAGCCAGTTTTCAAGTCCTTGATATTGTAAACATGATGCGTCCTCTTACCAAACGTGCAGTGCAAATTCACGGGCCAAAATCAATTCCTAAAGAGATTAGAACTGCATTTAAACTTGCAACAACAGAACGTCACGGAGTATGTCATATTGAACTTCCCGAAGATATTGCTCACGAACAAGTTGATGAGAAATTCGCTTCGTATCATGCAACTACAGTGCGTCGACCAATTGCTGATGAAAAAGCCATCGCCACTGCTGCTGATATGATTAAATCCGCAAAAAATCCTATTTTAATCGTTTCAAGTCGAGCGCAGCGACGCAGTGTGAGTGCCGCCATTAAATCGTTTTGCAACGCAACGGGGCTCTATGTTGTTCACACTCAATTAGGAAAAGGGGTTCTTGGTGATGACCATGCTCAATCACTCTATGCTTTTGGCATCCATAAAAAAGATTATGTGCATTGTATTGTAGAAAAAGCTGATCTTATTGTCACCGTTGGTTATTCTGTAGGAGAACACCCTCCCAGTGTCTGGAATCGTGACATGAACAAGAAAATTTTACATCTTGACTTTACGCCTGCCGAAGTGGATATTTATTACAATCCTACCTGGGAGGTCATTGGCGATATAGGTCAATCACTTGAATCTTTAACAAAACAACTTAACGGATATCATTATGCTGGAAGTTATGAGAAAAAAGTCAAGACTGAATTAACAACAAAATTATTAGTAGAAGAAGCCGAAAACTCTTCATTTCCCCTTCGTCCTCGCCGTATTGTCAAAGAATGCCGAGCAGTATTAGGCAAAGAAGATATTATTTGCTTAGATAACGGCATTTACAAATTATGGTTCTCACGTCACTATCCTACTTATAATATTGGCACATTTTTACTTGATAATGCTCTTGCCACCATGGGTGCAGGACTTCCTAGTGCCATGACTGCAAAATTATTGTATCCCCAAAAAAGAGTTCTTGCTGTTTGCGGCGATGGTGGATTTATGATGAATTCTCAGGAACTTGAGACTGCTGTTCGCTTAAAACTTAATATTGTTGTTCTCATACTCAATGACAACGCCTATGGTTTTATCAAATGGAAACAACAAAACGCTGGCTTTAAAGATTTTTCACTTGACTACTCAAATCCTGATTTTGTTAAGTACGCCGAAGCCTATGGTGCCAAAGGATACAAAGTAACCAAAGCAGAAGAGTTAGGAAAAATCCTTGAGAAAGCATTTGGCCAAAAGGGACCAGTACTCATTGAATGCCCAATTGATTACAGCGAGAATAATAAAGTCTGGGGCGAAGAATTAGGAAATATCCTGTGTCCGTTGTAA
- a CDS encoding cysteine--tRNA ligase, translating into MVLTLFNTLSRSKETFTSLSLHKAKMYTCGPTVYNFMHIGNLRSFLFEDILRRVLMWNGYDVEHVMNITDVGHLTGENDDTGEDKMLKGARREGKTVWEVAQFYTNAFVADTHRLNLLAPTVLCKATDHIKEQIEMIQKLEKQGFTYSRGGNVYFDTSKLSDYGKLARLKLDADAKARVEQDENKKNPHDFVLWFTKSKFQDQEMKWDSPWGVGYPGWHIECSAMATRYLGEQFDIHCGGIDHISVHHTNEIAQAEGATGKKPWVRYWLHGEFLVISGGEKMAKSGDNFVILQTLIDRGIDPLDYRYFCLGTHYRNPLMFSFEALEGAKNARRRLYEKFLELKKEGAQEEELGRNAREHIEAFTKDINDDLNMPKALATVWEVVKDDSLSVSEKYTILLKMDSVLGLKLDHVMEEKIPAQVVKLAHERLKARMAKDWIKSDEIRSEIDAMGWIMGDTKEGFELKRK; encoded by the coding sequence ATGGTCCTCACGTTGTTTAATACACTCTCTCGATCAAAGGAAACATTTACCTCTCTCTCTTTGCATAAAGCAAAGATGTACACTTGCGGTCCAACCGTGTACAATTTCATGCACATTGGAAACTTACGTTCTTTTTTGTTTGAGGACATTTTACGGCGAGTGTTGATGTGGAACGGCTATGACGTTGAGCATGTAATGAATATCACTGACGTGGGCCATCTTACAGGAGAAAATGATGATACTGGTGAGGATAAGATGCTTAAAGGAGCACGCCGTGAAGGTAAAACAGTCTGGGAAGTCGCGCAATTTTATACCAACGCGTTTGTTGCAGATACTCACCGATTAAATCTGCTTGCTCCGACAGTGCTATGTAAAGCAACTGACCATATCAAAGAACAAATTGAAATGATTCAAAAGTTAGAGAAGCAGGGATTTACGTATTCACGCGGGGGAAATGTCTATTTTGATACTTCCAAATTATCTGATTATGGGAAACTGGCTAGACTTAAATTAGATGCTGATGCAAAAGCAAGAGTCGAACAGGATGAAAATAAGAAAAATCCTCATGATTTCGTATTATGGTTTACAAAATCAAAATTTCAAGATCAAGAGATGAAATGGGACTCACCGTGGGGAGTTGGCTATCCTGGCTGGCACATTGAATGTTCTGCCATGGCAACTCGTTACTTAGGAGAACAGTTCGATATTCACTGTGGGGGTATTGACCACATTTCTGTACACCACACTAACGAGATTGCGCAAGCAGAAGGCGCTACCGGAAAAAAACCATGGGTGCGTTATTGGCTTCATGGAGAATTTTTGGTTATTAGCGGCGGCGAGAAGATGGCGAAATCGGGAGATAACTTTGTAATTTTGCAGACATTGATTGATCGTGGTATTGATCCGTTAGATTATCGCTATTTTTGCCTAGGCACACATTATCGTAATCCATTAATGTTCTCATTTGAAGCACTTGAAGGAGCAAAGAATGCCCGACGACGACTCTATGAAAAATTCTTGGAGTTGAAAAAAGAAGGAGCACAAGAGGAAGAATTAGGACGTAACGCAAGGGAACATATTGAAGCATTTACCAAAGATATTAATGATGATCTTAATATGCCAAAAGCACTCGCAACCGTATGGGAAGTGGTGAAAGATGACTCGCTGTCTGTCTCTGAAAAATATACAATTTTATTAAAGATGGATTCTGTTTTAGGATTGAAATTAGATCACGTCATGGAAGAGAAGATTCCTGCTCAGGTTGTAAAATTAGCTCATGAACGATTGAAAGCTCGTATGGCTAAAGATTGGATCAAGTCTGATGAAATTCGTTCTGAGATTGATGCCATGGGCTGGATTATGGGCGATACGAAGGAAGGCTTCGAATTGAAAAGGAAGTAA
- a CDS encoding 7-cyano-7-deazaguanine synthase encodes MEKGVALLSGGIDSPVAIHLMQQRLEIIAVHFHQLPLTDGREIEKVKELCKILQVRKLYLVPFTPVLKALVEKCQHKDYYVLGKIMMMRCATLIAAQEDAQFLITGENLGQVSSQTLSNLTSITKNVSMEILRPLLTYDKQEIINVAKKIGTYETSKGPEICNLLGPKSPSTKSEPDRVRQDLEHVDADILQKALDDAEVVEF; translated from the coding sequence ATGGAAAAAGGGGTTGCGTTACTTTCTGGAGGGATTGATTCTCCAGTAGCGATTCATTTGATGCAGCAACGGCTTGAGATTATTGCAGTTCATTTCCATCAACTCCCTCTTACGGATGGCAGAGAGATTGAGAAAGTCAAAGAGTTGTGCAAGATCTTGCAGGTTAGGAAATTGTATCTTGTGCCGTTTACACCTGTTCTTAAAGCATTAGTGGAAAAGTGTCAACATAAAGATTATTATGTTTTAGGTAAAATTATGATGATGCGTTGCGCTACATTAATCGCTGCACAAGAGGATGCGCAATTTTTGATTACGGGAGAAAATTTAGGACAAGTTTCGAGCCAGACGTTGAGTAATCTTACTTCAATTACAAAAAATGTAAGCATGGAGATTTTACGTCCGCTGCTTACATATGATAAACAAGAAATTATCAATGTAGCTAAGAAAATTGGCACCTATGAAACATCAAAAGGTCCCGAGATTTGTAATCTTCTAGGACCTAAAAGTCCTTCGACAAAATCTGAACCGGATCGGGTGCGTCAAGATTTAGAACATGTTGATGCAGATATTTTACAAAAAGCGCTGGATGATGCAGAAGTTGTGGAATTTTAA
- a CDS encoding Lrp/AsnC family transcriptional regulator, translating into MKEQDPISLTLKDRKIIAELYDDARKPYSEIAKNVKLSKEAVAYRVKRMLELGLFTGFNTIVDVRKLGWKVFFAYMRFKRIDIRKEEEILTQLKDHPHIAWQVKCIGNYDVIIKFFVHNHEEMSEIMRDIEDEYKEYVDTYMTEYIVEEQPVPLSFLFDTITPRVYPQSHAPRTTSITQQDLAILQIMAKNCRVSMIDISQQIGVARETVAYRVKRLEQEGVIIKYRPEVWSGTQKQGYNWFFVALRLGKMTHALEKTLFTYLWNHPHVTFYYKTSGLAEVQVEVRVKTTIEFNAFLMEIRSILKNVLKRHELLLILDEQKFTCLPACVVKRTVQ; encoded by the coding sequence ATGAAAGAACAAGATCCCATTTCTCTCACGCTAAAAGATCGAAAGATAATTGCCGAATTGTATGATGATGCGCGTAAACCATATTCCGAAATTGCGAAAAATGTAAAATTAAGCAAAGAGGCAGTTGCGTATAGAGTCAAACGGATGTTAGAGTTAGGATTGTTTACTGGTTTTAATACCATTGTTGATGTTCGCAAATTGGGATGGAAAGTATTTTTTGCATATATGCGTTTCAAACGGATTGATATTCGTAAAGAAGAAGAAATTTTGACACAACTTAAAGATCATCCTCACATAGCTTGGCAGGTGAAATGCATTGGTAATTATGATGTGATTATCAAATTCTTTGTTCACAACCATGAGGAAATGAGTGAGATCATGCGTGATATTGAAGATGAATACAAAGAATATGTAGATACATACATGACAGAGTATATTGTTGAAGAACAGCCTGTGCCGTTGTCATTTTTGTTTGATACAATTACACCTCGCGTTTATCCGCAATCGCATGCGCCTCGTACGACTTCTATTACACAACAGGATCTCGCAATCCTGCAGATTATGGCAAAAAATTGCCGCGTATCCATGATAGATATTAGCCAGCAGATTGGCGTTGCACGTGAGACGGTTGCCTATCGTGTTAAGCGACTTGAGCAAGAAGGAGTAATTATAAAATACCGTCCAGAAGTCTGGTCTGGCACACAAAAACAAGGGTACAATTGGTTCTTTGTTGCACTGCGATTAGGCAAGATGACTCATGCGCTCGAAAAAACGCTTTTCACCTATCTTTGGAATCATCCCCACGTTACTTTTTATTACAAAACGAGTGGTCTTGCGGAAGTACAGGTAGAAGTGCGTGTTAAAACAACTATTGAATTTAATGCATTTTTAATGGAGATTAGATCTATTTTGAAGAATGTCTTGAAACGTCATGAATTATTGCTTATTTTGGATGAGCAGAAATTTACCTGTCTGCCAGCGTGTGTGGTAAAAAGAACAGTACAATAA
- a CDS encoding asparaginase: MTKILIIGFGGTISMVVDEASKSIVPAKNIQELLEMVPTIRDLATIEFVDLENLDSTNVNPSHWTKLSFYIIEHHDEFDVFIVTHGTNTMAYTASALALSLGRGLKKPVIITGSQMPLILCGTDARFNLENSVKAAVKAVRDRIVEVMIVFSDVILRGSRCVKVSESDFRAFTSPALEPIGIIKSTGVWFRSNAFLRDDTLPFDPYPHFETGVLSVDLTPGQSPDLIREIFKSGKCKGMILKSHGAGSVPSEGEHSFLPLIKAATQLYKIPILVSTKFLGGNAYKEINDAPAVEAMEAGAIPTGDLTDVMAEVKLMWLLSRGFKTRDQLIEEISKDYVGEVTPFWKK, translated from the coding sequence ATGACTAAAATTCTCATCATTGGTTTTGGTGGAACCATCTCCATGGTGGTAGACGAAGCCAGCAAATCTATTGTTCCAGCCAAGAATATCCAAGAACTTCTTGAAATGGTTCCTACGATTCGCGATCTCGCCACCATCGAGTTTGTTGACTTAGAAAATTTGGATAGTACTAATGTCAACCCTTCTCATTGGACAAAGTTATCGTTCTACATCATTGAACATCATGACGAATTTGATGTATTTATCGTGACACATGGAACAAACACCATGGCATACACTGCGTCAGCGCTTGCACTCTCATTAGGTCGAGGACTCAAAAAACCAGTAATTATAACAGGTTCACAAATGCCTCTTATACTTTGCGGTACTGATGCGCGTTTTAATTTAGAGAACTCCGTTAAAGCCGCGGTCAAAGCAGTGCGAGATCGCATCGTTGAAGTTATGATTGTATTCTCCGATGTTATTCTGCGTGGGTCACGTTGCGTCAAAGTAAGTGAATCAGATTTTCGCGCATTTACCTCTCCTGCTCTTGAACCAATTGGAATCATCAAATCAACGGGCGTGTGGTTTCGTTCTAATGCCTTTTTGCGCGATGATACGCTGCCTTTTGATCCCTATCCTCATTTTGAAACTGGTGTTCTTTCTGTTGATCTCACGCCTGGGCAGAGTCCTGATCTCATTCGTGAAATATTCAAGTCAGGTAAATGTAAAGGTATGATTCTCAAATCGCATGGGGCAGGATCAGTGCCCTCAGAGGGGGAACATTCATTTCTTCCATTAATCAAAGCAGCAACCCAACTCTACAAAATCCCCATTCTGGTTTCTACCAAATTTCTTGGCGGCAATGCCTACAAAGAAATCAACGATGCACCAGCTGTCGAAGCAATGGAAGCCGGTGCTATTCCTACGGGTGATTTGACTGATGTTATGGCAGAAGTTAAATTGATGTGGCTGCTTTCGCGTGGTTTTAAAACCCGTGATCAATTAATAGAAGAAATCAGCAAAGATTATGTGGGTGAAGTAACACCGTTTTGGAAAAAGTAA
- a CDS encoding transglutaminase domain-containing protein, producing the protein MQKMWWSLFIMLVVLPVTLASDLYMHESLDISLQVSGNWTTTAADQTNSINADLLLVPQSDFRQDLLSWKTTGEKTDQGLHFSWTKPLPVSASLGYTTLVHTKNIHQVISHPIPFPLSSVQLIGVEEYLQPTATIDSQNPIIIKKAAEITQSQTDLFKATFVMASWVEQNVKYNISNTLTATASQKASWVLENKEGVCDEMTSLFIAMARSQGVPARFVSGISYTTDPSVVAAVGSNWAPHGWAEVYFPTIGWVPFDITFGEYGYIDVTHIKMRESADPATPATTYQWFGNNVELITTPLSFDVTVTKGGNHVQEPLELEYTLLDNKIEFGSYNLIKAIVKNTADSYTATTLHLAAPTEISILGRNRRTVLLTPKEVRETYWVVRAPQDLDTSFIYNFPFLIYTEKNLSIGGTFTSKPGSRYYSQQDIAALTIHDEEKSYSRELDLSCDVPSQLFIGQIAQAHCTLTNRGNTTLKALQFCVEKSCIAQDVNPLKTISQDVSLATSQAGFTHIILSAENELVEKRVRFPYLVSDNPSLNVSLIVPSTAQLKQPLPLTVKLTKTSFSVPHNVHILLQGAGFEHTWTLDELASQEELVLELSNPPISFNNEYTVQVTWESESGSSYSVSSQASLKGEAKSWKDKVVFAFNSILGIFS; encoded by the coding sequence ATGCAAAAAATGTGGTGGTCACTCTTCATAATGCTTGTAGTTTTACCTGTAACCCTTGCCAGTGACTTATACATGCATGAATCACTTGATATTTCTCTCCAAGTCTCCGGAAATTGGACTACCACTGCCGCAGATCAAACTAATTCCATCAATGCAGATCTTTTATTAGTCCCTCAATCTGATTTTCGCCAAGACCTTCTCTCTTGGAAAACAACGGGAGAAAAAACTGATCAAGGACTTCATTTTAGTTGGACTAAACCCCTTCCAGTCTCTGCCTCATTAGGATATACAACTCTTGTTCATACCAAAAACATTCATCAAGTTATTTCTCATCCTATTCCTTTCCCTTTAAGTTCCGTTCAACTTATAGGAGTAGAAGAATATCTTCAGCCTACCGCTACAATCGATTCCCAAAACCCCATAATCATCAAAAAAGCAGCTGAGATTACTCAAAGTCAAACTGATTTATTTAAAGCAACATTTGTTATGGCAAGCTGGGTTGAACAAAATGTGAAATATAATATCAGTAACACACTTACCGCAACGGCATCGCAAAAAGCATCATGGGTTTTAGAGAATAAAGAGGGTGTCTGTGACGAAATGACATCATTATTTATTGCCATGGCAAGATCACAAGGTGTTCCTGCCCGTTTTGTTTCCGGAATTTCATATACTACGGATCCTTCTGTTGTCGCTGCCGTCGGTTCAAATTGGGCACCCCATGGGTGGGCAGAAGTCTATTTTCCCACTATTGGGTGGGTTCCGTTCGATATTACTTTCGGAGAATATGGTTATATTGATGTAACTCACATTAAAATGCGTGAAAGCGCAGATCCTGCGACTCCTGCAACAACCTATCAATGGTTTGGTAATAATGTTGAACTCATCACAACTCCATTATCATTCGACGTAACTGTTACTAAAGGGGGAAATCATGTCCAGGAACCTTTAGAATTAGAGTATACGCTTCTTGACAATAAAATTGAATTTGGCAGTTATAACCTTATCAAAGCTATTGTTAAAAATACTGCTGATTCTTACACCGCGACAACTCTGCATCTTGCAGCTCCGACAGAGATATCTATCCTTGGTCGAAATCGCCGCACAGTGCTTTTGACTCCTAAGGAGGTACGTGAAACTTATTGGGTTGTGCGTGCTCCGCAAGATCTTGACACTTCATTTATCTACAATTTTCCTTTTCTAATATATACAGAAAAAAATCTCAGTATAGGTGGAACATTTACTTCAAAACCAGGTTCTCGATATTATTCTCAACAAGACATTGCTGCATTAACCATACATGATGAAGAAAAAAGTTATTCTCGCGAACTTGATCTTTCCTGTGATGTTCCCTCTCAACTCTTCATAGGACAAATTGCCCAAGCTCATTGTACTCTTACCAATAGGGGCAATACTACCCTTAAAGCATTACAATTTTGTGTCGAAAAATCCTGTATTGCTCAAGATGTTAACCCATTAAAGACTATCTCTCAAGACGTTTCTTTGGCAACTTCACAAGCAGGGTTTACTCATATAATCTTATCTGCTGAAAACGAATTGGTTGAAAAACGAGTTCGCTTTCCGTATCTTGTGTCTGACAACCCTTCATTGAATGTTTCATTAATCGTTCCTTCTACTGCACAACTCAAACAACCTCTGCCTCTTACCGTGAAATTAACAAAAACATCATTTAGTGTGCCTCATAATGTACACATCTTATTGCAAGGGGCCGGTTTTGAACATACTTGGACTCTTGATGAACTTGCCAGTCAAGAAGAATTGGTATTAGAACTTTCTAACCCTCCCATTTCATTTAACAACGAATACACTGTCCAAGTCA